Proteins from one Streptomyces sp. NBC_00289 genomic window:
- a CDS encoding Cof-type HAD-IIB family hydrolase, whose translation MRENGRVTSATRQPETPAATMPPRLIATDLDGTLLRDDKSVSPRTVAALAAAEEAGVEVFFVTGRPARWMDVVSDHVHGHGLAICGNGAAVVDLHGGPGAHRFVKVRELARENALDAVRLLRDAAPGTVYAVEQTYGFYQEPDYPKLHLEIPDTLAPAERLLAPDAPGADEPVLKILAFHPEIDPDAFLTTARLAIGERANVTRSSPSALLEISGPGVSKASTLALCCAERGISHEEVVAFGDMPNDVEMLTWAGQSYAMGNAHPDVIAAASGRTVANNEDGVAVVIERMLALRP comes from the coding sequence ATGCGGGAGAATGGCCGGGTGACCTCAGCTACCCGCCAGCCCGAAACCCCGGCCGCCACCATGCCGCCGCGGCTGATCGCCACCGACCTCGACGGCACTCTGCTGCGCGACGACAAGTCGGTCTCGCCCCGCACGGTCGCGGCCCTCGCCGCCGCCGAGGAGGCGGGCGTCGAGGTCTTCTTCGTCACCGGCCGCCCGGCCCGCTGGATGGACGTGGTCAGCGACCACGTCCACGGTCACGGCCTGGCGATCTGCGGAAACGGCGCCGCCGTCGTCGATCTGCACGGCGGTCCCGGCGCCCACCGGTTCGTGAAAGTACGGGAGCTGGCCCGGGAGAACGCCCTGGACGCCGTACGGCTGCTGCGGGACGCGGCGCCGGGCACGGTGTACGCGGTGGAGCAGACGTACGGCTTCTACCAGGAGCCGGACTACCCCAAGCTGCACCTGGAGATCCCCGACACCCTCGCGCCCGCCGAGCGGCTCCTCGCACCGGACGCGCCCGGCGCCGACGAGCCGGTGCTCAAAATCCTCGCGTTCCACCCCGAGATCGACCCGGACGCCTTCCTCACGACGGCCCGGCTCGCCATCGGTGAGCGCGCCAACGTCACCCGCTCCAGCCCGAGCGCCCTGCTGGAGATCAGCGGGCCGGGCGTCTCCAAGGCGAGCACGCTCGCCCTGTGCTGCGCCGAACGCGGCATCTCGCACGAGGAGGTCGTCGCTTTCGGCGACATGCCGAACGACGTGGAGATGCTCACCTGGGCCGGCCAGTCGTACGCCATGGGCAACGCACACCCGGACGTCATCGCCGCCGCCTCGGGGCGCACGGTCGCCAACAACGAGGACGGGGTGGCGGTGGTGATCGAACGGATGCTGGCGCTGCGTCCGTAG